A genomic region of Coriobacteriaceae bacterium contains the following coding sequences:
- a CDS encoding sulfite exporter TauE/SafE family protein, producing MEIIITSIVLILVGIGIGVLSGMLGIGGGTIMVPVLRLGYGLDAFMATATSLFAIIPISLAGAITHIRARGCFPKLGLLLGIAGAVTSSAGVYLGSISPSWLIMLAAAIIIVYSAFTMLRKALRMGKRGTDPSAASGQKGTDPATPDPATPTGNKGTDPYGAFEAEQTSPCAFAFTRKNVALAVVIGLIAGFASGYVGVGGGFIMVPLMTAWLGIPMKRTSGTSLIAIIILAIPGVIQQAFLGHIDYLAGIMLCVGAIPGAVLGARLVPRVPERTLRFIFAGLLAVAAVMLVINEFSLL from the coding sequence ATGGAAATCATCATCACATCTATCGTGCTCATCCTTGTCGGCATTGGCATCGGCGTGCTTTCCGGAATGCTCGGCATTGGCGGCGGCACCATCATGGTTCCCGTTCTGCGATTGGGCTATGGGCTCGATGCCTTCATGGCCACGGCGACCTCGCTCTTTGCGATTATCCCGATCTCGCTTGCAGGAGCTATCACGCACATCCGCGCACGGGGTTGCTTTCCCAAGCTGGGGCTACTCCTGGGCATTGCTGGTGCGGTTACCTCGTCGGCAGGTGTGTACCTGGGGTCGATTTCCCCTTCATGGCTCATCATGCTGGCCGCTGCCATCATCATCGTCTACTCCGCCTTCACCATGTTGCGAAAGGCGCTGCGCATGGGAAAGAGGGGGACAGACCCTTCCGCCGCAAGTGGGCAAAAGGGGACAGACCCCGCAACGCCGGACCCCGCAACGCCGACTGGCAATAAGGGGACGGACCCTTACGGTGCGTTCGAAGCTGAGCAGACATCTCCCTGCGCATTTGCGTTCACGCGCAAAAACGTCGCGCTTGCGGTGGTGATAGGCCTCATAGCCGGGTTCGCTTCGGGCTATGTGGGCGTGGGCGGCGGCTTCATCATGGTTCCGCTCATGACGGCATGGCTCGGCATTCCCATGAAGCGCACCTCGGGCACGTCGCTCATCGCCATCATCATCCTCGCCATCCCCGGCGTCATCCAGCAGGCCTTCCTCGGTCACATCGACTACCTTGCGGGCATCATGCTGTGCGTGGGTGCCATTCCCGGTGCCGTGCTCGGCGCTCGTCTCGTACCGCGGGTACCCGAGCGCACGCTGCGTTTCATCTTCGCCGGCCTGCTTGCCGTGGCGGCTGTGATGCTCGTGATAAACGAGTTCAGCCTGCTGTAA
- the serC gene encoding 3-phosphoserine/phosphohydroxythreonine transaminase yields MARVYNFSAGPAVLPEEVLKQAASEMLDYEGTGMSVMEMSHRSAAFTKIITEAEQDLRELLSIPDNYKVLFLQGGDSLLFASVFMNLATNGKADYIVTGGWSKKAYKEAQILGDPKLLVNGEGDNFSWIPDLSDLDIRDDASFVYICENETVYGNRIYTLPNTKGHVLVSDQSSMFLSEPVDVSKYGLIHAGVQKNCGPAGVQIVIVREDLIPDDLPGVPTMLRFKTHADSGSLYNTPPSYGIYMCGLVFKWIKELGGLEVMKERNEAKAKLLYDYLDASDLFSSTVNPKDRSIMNVPFITGDEDLDKKFIAEATAAGLANIKGHRSVGGMRASIYNAMPIEGVQALVDFMREFEAANNK; encoded by the coding sequence ATGGCACGCGTGTACAATTTTTCCGCCGGTCCGGCGGTTCTCCCCGAGGAGGTTCTGAAGCAAGCGGCGAGCGAGATGCTCGATTACGAGGGCACCGGCATGTCCGTCATGGAGATGAGCCATCGTTCGGCTGCGTTCACGAAGATCATCACCGAGGCCGAGCAAGACCTGCGTGAGCTGTTGTCCATTCCGGACAACTACAAGGTGCTCTTCCTGCAGGGTGGTGACTCCCTGCTCTTCGCATCGGTGTTCATGAACCTCGCCACCAACGGCAAGGCCGACTACATCGTCACCGGCGGTTGGTCCAAGAAGGCATACAAGGAGGCCCAGATCCTCGGTGATCCCAAGCTGTTGGTCAACGGCGAGGGCGACAACTTCTCGTGGATTCCCGACCTCTCCGACCTTGACATTCGCGATGATGCATCCTTCGTCTACATTTGCGAAAATGAGACTGTCTATGGCAATCGCATCTACACGCTGCCCAACACCAAGGGTCACGTGCTCGTGTCCGACCAGAGCTCCATGTTCCTTTCCGAGCCGGTCGACGTGAGCAAGTACGGCCTCATCCACGCCGGCGTGCAGAAGAACTGCGGCCCTGCCGGCGTGCAGATCGTCATCGTGCGCGAGGACCTCATCCCCGACGACCTTCCCGGCGTGCCCACCATGCTTCGTTTCAAGACGCATGCGGACAGCGGCAGCCTCTACAACACGCCGCCGAGCTACGGCATCTACATGTGCGGCCTCGTGTTCAAGTGGATCAAGGAGCTGGGTGGTCTCGAGGTCATGAAAGAGCGCAACGAGGCCAAGGCCAAGCTTCTCTACGATTACCTCGACGCGAGTGATCTTTTCTCGAGCACGGTCAATCCCAAGGACCGCTCCATCATGAACGTACCGTTCATCACGGGCGACGAGGACCTCGACAAGAAGTTCATCGCCGAGGCGACCGCTGCCGGTCTGGCCAACATCAAGGGTCATCGCAGCGTGGGTGGCATGCGCGCGAGCATCTACAACGCCATGCCCATCGAGGGCGTGCAGGCGCTCGTCGACTTCATGCGCGAGTTCGAGGCGGCCAACAACAAGTAG
- the raiA gene encoding ribosome-associated translation inhibitor RaiA has product MAITVSGRKMNVTPAIKDYVDEKIGRSLEVFDSAAMDAEVVLRTEKNPAISLNAICEVTVNAKGAVIRVAESAEDMYAAIDLASDKVARQLRKYKTRIVERRGGRGSIRHLQPDELDIPDVIPTEPEEDDDLLVRLKEVEMEPMTEEHALVQTDLLGHDFFVYFDQDAHQIQVIYHRKNGGYGIIRPIINA; this is encoded by the coding sequence ATGGCTATCACAGTTTCGGGACGAAAGATGAACGTCACTCCCGCTATCAAGGACTACGTTGACGAAAAGATCGGGCGCTCGCTCGAGGTATTCGACAGTGCTGCCATGGACGCGGAGGTCGTCCTGCGTACCGAGAAGAACCCGGCCATTTCGCTCAACGCCATTTGCGAGGTCACGGTCAATGCCAAGGGCGCCGTCATTCGCGTGGCCGAGTCCGCCGAGGACATGTACGCGGCCATCGACCTGGCATCCGACAAGGTTGCCCGTCAGCTGCGCAAGTACAAGACGAGGATCGTGGAGCGCCGTGGCGGCAGGGGTAGCATCCGCCATCTCCAGCCCGACGAGCTGGACATCCCCGATGTCATCCCGACCGAGCCCGAGGAAGACGACGACTTGCTCGTGCGTCTGAAGGAAGTCGAGATGGAGCCTATGACCGAGGAGCATGCACTCGTGCAGACCGACCTGCTTGGCCATGACTTCTTCGTCTACTTCGACCAGGACGCGCATCAGATCCAGGTCATCTACCATCGCAAGAATGGCGGTTACGGCATCATCAGGCCGATCATCAACGCATAG
- a CDS encoding transporter substrate-binding domain-containing protein, translating to MFAKQIKHKTIASIIMALAVCMLAVVGLSACQLQTKTQVESNLTPKLDASATITEGVLTVGINTSNSPYGGTNSSNQTVGIDVDVAAAVAQELGLRMQIIDVGSSGRFALSNKQVDVALGLTKSGTGDLVTYSDPYLTDGLSLFCLSTNRPVSIEDVAAQTAAGTAKVLVQAETTAASKMQELLGIDKIVAMPTMQAAFDALNNGEQKFLVTDAVIGDYFARNYESVIRMGFLGADCVTPIYAVTLTQSSALSSGVNTAIKTINENGVMRVIATKWLGTDGDTLLAGKTDLATLPAKAFGIGVSAEPDNPEEPNPDTPETPGEEDTGAQSGDE from the coding sequence ATGTTCGCAAAGCAAATCAAACACAAGACAATAGCCTCGATCATCATGGCGCTTGCCGTGTGCATGCTTGCCGTGGTCGGGCTGTCCGCGTGCCAGCTTCAAACCAAGACGCAGGTTGAGAGCAATCTCACGCCCAAGCTGGATGCTTCGGCAACCATCACCGAGGGCGTGCTCACCGTGGGCATCAACACGAGCAACTCACCGTATGGCGGCACCAATTCGAGCAATCAGACCGTCGGTATTGATGTCGACGTTGCTGCGGCCGTCGCCCAGGAGCTCGGCTTGCGCATGCAGATCATCGATGTCGGGTCGAGTGGTCGCTTCGCGCTCAGCAACAAGCAGGTCGATGTTGCTCTCGGGCTCACCAAGTCCGGCACGGGCGACCTCGTTACCTACAGCGATCCATATCTGACGGACGGCCTCTCGCTGTTTTGCCTGAGCACCAACCGTCCCGTCTCCATCGAGGATGTCGCAGCGCAGACGGCTGCTGGCACCGCCAAGGTGCTCGTCCAGGCCGAGACCACTGCTGCGAGCAAAATGCAGGAGCTTCTCGGCATCGACAAGATCGTCGCCATGCCCACCATGCAGGCGGCATTTGACGCGCTCAACAACGGCGAGCAGAAGTTCCTGGTGACCGACGCAGTCATCGGCGATTACTTTGCGCGCAACTACGAGAGCGTCATCCGCATGGGATTCCTGGGCGCAGATTGCGTCACGCCCATCTACGCCGTGACGCTCACGCAGAGCTCCGCGCTTTCGAGTGGCGTTAACACCGCCATCAAGACGATCAACGAAAACGGCGTCATGCGTGTCATCGCAACCAAGTGGCTTGGTACCGATGGCGATACGCTTCTTGCAGGAAAGACCGATCTGGCGACGCTGCCAGCCAAGGCATTTGGCATCGGCGTGTCAGCAGAACCGGATAATCCCGAGGAACCCAACCCCGATACGCCGGAAACCCCAGGTGAGGAGGATACGGGCGCGCAATCCGGCGACGAGTAG